In the genome of uncultured Fusobacterium sp., one region contains:
- a CDS encoding cold-shock protein, which translates to MKGTVKWFNQEKGFGFITGEDGKDVFAHFSQIQKEGFKTLNENEEVTFDIIEGQKGPQAANIKVK; encoded by the coding sequence ATGAAAGGTACAGTTAAATGGTTTAATCAAGAAAAAGGATTTGGATTTATTACAGGTGAAGATGGTAAAGACGTATTTGCACACTTCTCTCAAATCCAAAAAGAAGGATTCAAAACTTTAAATGAAAATGAAGAAGTAACTTTTGATATCATTGAAGGGCAAAAAGGTCCTCAAGCAGCTAATATCAAAGTTAAATAA